The Benincasa hispida cultivar B227 chromosome 9, ASM972705v1, whole genome shotgun sequence genome has a segment encoding these proteins:
- the LOC120084500 gene encoding uncharacterized protein LOC120084500, with product MEGSAIFKITKYCSSHTCSIGILNHDHRQATATVVGQLIKDKFTGIGCIYKPCHIVEDMMRDDGVNISYDKAWRAREAAYDLTRGTPKYSYSILHAYGEAQKIENSGIVFEIELEDEVHFKYMFMALGPCIRGFASCRPCITVDGSHLKGKYKGTMLVAVSMDGNNQLYPLAYAIIDNETDRSWKWFMSNLKCSIGEPDNLVSVSDRMDSTVVRIFRDAVRAFRMTEFQTKWDELRSFRDGAVMKYLEDIDLQRWARVYQIE from the exons ATGGAAGGGTCTGctatattcaagatcacaaagtactgCAGTTCGCACACATGTTCCATAGGAATTTTGAATCacgaccatagacaagcaactgCTACGGTTGTTGGTCAACTCATCAAAGATAAGTTCACAGGCATAGGAtgtatttataaaccttgtcatatcGTTGAGGATATGATGAGAGATGATggcgtgaacataagttatgataaagcaTGGCGTGCAAGGGAAGCTGCGTATGATCTCACTAGAGGTACTCCAAAATACTCATACTCCATACTACATGCCTATGGAGAAGCGCAAAAAATAGAGAATTCGGGTATAGTCTTTGAGATCGAACTTGAGGATGaggtgcatttcaagtatatgtttatggcattagggcCTTGTATCAGAGGTTTTGCAAGCTGTCGGCCTTGTATTACTGTTGATGGGTCacacttgaaaggaaaatacaaaggcaCCATGTTGGTTGCGGTTTCTATGGACgggaacaatcaattatacccactagcatatgcaatAATAGACAATGAAAccgatcgatcatggaaatggtttatgtcAAACTTGAAATGCAGTATCGGAGAACCCGATAATTTGGTGTCTGTATCTGATCGGATG gatagCACGGTTGTTAGGATATTTAGAGATGCAGTAAGAGCATTTCGCATGACAGAGTTCCAAACAAAATGGGATGAACTCCGTAGTTTTAGAGATGGTGCTGTCATGAAATATTTAGAAGACATCGATCTTCAAAGGTGGGCACGGGTTTACCAAATAGAATga